One window of Esox lucius isolate fEsoLuc1 chromosome 25, fEsoLuc1.pri, whole genome shotgun sequence genomic DNA carries:
- the LOC105020879 gene encoding prostaglandin reductase 1 isoform X2, producing the protein MVVSLAWTLRQHFQGFPKPSDFQLKKETLPEPEDGEVLLEAVFLSVDPYMRPYSRNMMKEGDVMIGEQVAKLTALYGLEEVCGIKEGETLLVNAAAGAVGSIVGQIGKIKGCTVVGCAGTDAKLAYLKELGFDRAFNYKTVTSLEDALKEAAPNGYDCYFENVGGHFSSAVMPQMREFGRIAVCGSISMYNDTTPQTGPYVHSHMVFKQLKMEGFLCGRWKHKNQESLRRLMSWLTEGKLKSCEHVTSGFDNMPAAFIGMLKGDNIGKAVVKV; encoded by the exons ATGGTGGTTTCATTGGCCTGGACGTTACGCCAGCACTTCCAGGGTTTCCCCAAGCCCAGCGACTTCCAACTGAAGAAGGAGACGCTACCGGAGCCCGAGGACGGGGAG GTGCTGCTGGAGGCTGTGTTCCTGAGTGTTGATCCCTACATGAGGCCCTACAGCCGGAACATGATGAAGGAAGGGGACGTGATGATCGGGGAACAAGTTGCCAA GCTGACTGCTCTTTACGGTCTGGAGGAGGTGTGCGGGATAAAGGAGGGGGAGACCCTTCTGGTGAATGCCGCAGCTGGGGCCGTGGGCTCCATCGTGGGGCAGATCGGCAAAATCAAG ggttGTACCGTGGTGGGCTGCGCCGGGACGGACGCCAAGCTGGCCTATCTGAAGGAGCTGGGCTTTGACCGCGCCTTCAACTACAAGACCGTGACCTCGCTGGAGGACGCTCTCAAGGAGGCGGCCCCGAACGGATATGACTGCTACTTCGAGAAC GTCGGCGGGCACTTCTCCAGCGCCGTGATGCCCCAGATGAGGGAGTTCGGCAGGATAGCTGTGTGCGGGAGTATCTCCATGTACAACGACACCACCCCCCAGACAG GGCCTTACGTACACTCCCACATGGTCTTCAAGCAGCTGAAGATGGAGGGCTTCCTGTGTGGTCGCTGGAAACACAAAAACCAGGAGTCCCTGAGGAGGCTGATGTCCTGGCTGACCGAG GGCAAGCTGAAGAGCTGTGAGCATGTCACCAGTGGCTTCGACAACATGCCTGCTGCCTTCATAGGCATGCTGAAGGGAGACAACATAGGCAAGGCCGTGGTCAAGGTGTGA
- the LOC105020879 gene encoding prostaglandin reductase 1 isoform X1, which produces MVVSLAWTLRQHFQGFPKPSDFQLKKETLPEPEDGEVLLEAVFLSVDPYMRPYSRNMMKEGDVMIGEQVAKVIKSRHPSFPVGCHVTSKCGWRSHWVCAGAELIPVLPDWPQDVSLSLALGAIGMPGLTALYGLEEVCGIKEGETLLVNAAAGAVGSIVGQIGKIKGCTVVGCAGTDAKLAYLKELGFDRAFNYKTVTSLEDALKEAAPNGYDCYFENVGGHFSSAVMPQMREFGRIAVCGSISMYNDTTPQTGPYVHSHMVFKQLKMEGFLCGRWKHKNQESLRRLMSWLTEGKLKSCEHVTSGFDNMPAAFIGMLKGDNIGKAVVKV; this is translated from the exons ATGGTGGTTTCATTGGCCTGGACGTTACGCCAGCACTTCCAGGGTTTCCCCAAGCCCAGCGACTTCCAACTGAAGAAGGAGACGCTACCGGAGCCCGAGGACGGGGAG GTGCTGCTGGAGGCTGTGTTCCTGAGTGTTGATCCCTACATGAGGCCCTACAGCCGGAACATGATGAAGGAAGGGGACGTGATGATCGGGGAACAAGTTGCCAA ggtGATTAAGAGCCGTCACCCCAGCTTCCCGGTGGGTTGCCACGTGACCAGTAAGTGTGGATGGAGGAGCCACTGGGTGTGTGCCGGGGCAGAACTCATCCCGGTTCTACCTGACTggccccaggacgtctccctctccctggccCTGGGGGCCATCGGTATGCCCGG GCTGACTGCTCTTTACGGTCTGGAGGAGGTGTGCGGGATAAAGGAGGGGGAGACCCTTCTGGTGAATGCCGCAGCTGGGGCCGTGGGCTCCATCGTGGGGCAGATCGGCAAAATCAAG ggttGTACCGTGGTGGGCTGCGCCGGGACGGACGCCAAGCTGGCCTATCTGAAGGAGCTGGGCTTTGACCGCGCCTTCAACTACAAGACCGTGACCTCGCTGGAGGACGCTCTCAAGGAGGCGGCCCCGAACGGATATGACTGCTACTTCGAGAAC GTCGGCGGGCACTTCTCCAGCGCCGTGATGCCCCAGATGAGGGAGTTCGGCAGGATAGCTGTGTGCGGGAGTATCTCCATGTACAACGACACCACCCCCCAGACAG GGCCTTACGTACACTCCCACATGGTCTTCAAGCAGCTGAAGATGGAGGGCTTCCTGTGTGGTCGCTGGAAACACAAAAACCAGGAGTCCCTGAGGAGGCTGATGTCCTGGCTGACCGAG GGCAAGCTGAAGAGCTGTGAGCATGTCACCAGTGGCTTCGACAACATGCCTGCTGCCTTCATAGGCATGCTGAAGGGAGACAACATAGGCAAGGCCGTGGTCAAGGTGTGA